Proteins from a genomic interval of Pseudomonas versuta:
- a CDS encoding response regulator transcription factor, whose product MRILLVEDDSMIGDAIQGVLTDASYAADWVQDGLSALSALDTQHYDLVLLDLGLPGKDGLQVLSRIRARNNPVPLLIITARDSLDDRLRGLDGGADDYLLKPFDMAELLARMRAVLRRKGGNALPLLSNGVVSLDLLSKEASTGEQTAIALTSREFALLQALLIHPGAILSRSELEDRLYGWGNEVESNAVEFLIHALRRKLGSQVIKNVRGMGWMVSKNV is encoded by the coding sequence ATGCGCATATTGCTGGTCGAAGATGATTCCATGATTGGTGATGCAATCCAGGGCGTACTCACCGATGCCAGCTATGCCGCCGACTGGGTGCAGGACGGCCTGAGTGCCCTGAGTGCGCTGGACACCCAACACTACGACCTGGTGCTGCTGGATCTGGGCCTGCCCGGCAAGGACGGACTGCAAGTACTGAGCCGTATCCGGGCGCGCAACAACCCGGTGCCCCTGCTCATCATTACCGCCAGGGACAGTCTCGATGACCGCCTGCGCGGTCTGGACGGCGGCGCCGATGACTATCTGCTAAAGCCTTTCGACATGGCCGAACTGCTGGCACGAATGCGTGCCGTACTGCGCCGCAAGGGCGGTAACGCTCTGCCCTTGCTGAGTAACGGTGTGGTATCGCTGGATCTGCTGTCCAAAGAGGCCAGCACCGGGGAGCAAACTGCAATCGCCCTGACCAGCCGGGAATTCGCCCTGCTGCAAGCATTATTGATTCATCCCGGGGCGATCCTTTCTCGCAGCGAGCTTGAAGACCGTCTCTACGGCTGGGGCAATGAGGTGGAAAGCAATGCCGTCGAGTTTTTGATTCACGCCTTGCGCCGCAAGTTGGGAAGCCAAGTGATCAAGAACGTCAGGGGAATGGGATGGATGGTTTCAAAAAACGTTTGA